From one Eucalyptus grandis isolate ANBG69807.140 chromosome 9, ASM1654582v1, whole genome shotgun sequence genomic stretch:
- the LOC104419964 gene encoding putative proline-rich receptor-like protein kinase PERK11 isoform X1 codes for MGLEAANSSSPGETVIVVMDANRSRGNVQALEWALRHVARRGHTVLVLGVFCEIGKRASCFPFHMGEKLEPLGEGEVDPTELEEEIAKKREEYKSYLQPFYRHCKKNEVKLESKIAAGFCRRKLTVDEAQSCKTCWIILDSHLKKDKTYIYAHVGCNLALVKGKDVVTLMPSKVILQESSSLKHRRVDDALLHNDPITDNQEDKSVTPPPKTRCWYPLAWRTGFPRSFTESELEVITSGFSKESIVQTLDNVQVYQGQFQETPVLVNCFSQNDERFWSMLRILSRVRHRNILNIVGYCFTDSSMSLLFDFLFMGTLEINLQNNNLAEKISWKARWYIAVEIGACLRYLHEECVDGLIVHLFVCSSHVIYPLGGSAMLANFMSAKCLKDSSPKHNQSLAHCLNLQADDGIAIDVHDYGIFLLELITGRSAQCFLDPNKEDLIDWVRWLNCIRQIDIFFLLGVMLTNLYFSSYFLALPEIENGSLSEVKDPRLTDTTDDRLIHHMAQAALLCLHDFNRGISMSEVLAVVRGHQMARPGA; via the exons ATGGGTTTGGAGGCCGCCAATTCTTCGTCTCCTGGGGAAACGGTGATCGTGGTGATGGACGCCAACAGGAGCAGAGGGAACGTCCAGGCTCTTGAATGGGCGCTCAGGCACGTTGCCCGACGAGGACACACTGTTCTTGTTCTTGGCGTCTTCTGCGAGATTGGCAAGCGCGCTTCCTGCTTTCCTTTTCATATGG GGGAGAAACTAGAGCCCTTAGGAGAAGGGGAAGTGGATCCAACAGAGCTCGAGGAAGAGATTGCCAAAAAGAGGGAGGAATACAAGAGTTACCTCCAGCCATTTTATCGGCACTGCAAGAAAAATGAG GTGAAATTGGAAAGTAAAATTGCTGCTGGATTTTGTCGGAGAAAATTAACAGTTGACGAAGCACAAAGCTGCAAAACTTGTTGGATCATCTTAGACAG CCATCTAAAGAAAGACAAAACCTACATATATGCGCATGTGGGCTGCAATCTCGCACTAGTCAAGGGCAAAGATGTGGTGACTTTAATGCCTTCAAAAGTAATCCTGCAGGAAAGTTCTTCTCTGAAGCATAGAAGGGTTGATGATGCACTTCTCCACAATGATCCTATTACAGATAACCAGGAAGACAAGTCCGTAACACCTCCACCTAAGACCCGCTGCTGGTACCCACTCGCATGGAGAACTGGCTTTCCTCGGTCCTTTACTGAGAGTGAGCTTGAAGTGATAACCAGTGGTTTTTCCAAGGAGAGTATCGTGCAAACTCTAGATAATGTACAAGTGTATCAAGGACAATTTCAGGAAACACCTGTCCTGGTAAATTGTTTCTCGCAAAATGATGAGCGTTTTTGGTCAATGCTAAGAATCCTTTCCCGTGTACGCCACCGCAATATCTTGAATATTGTTGGGTACTGCTTCACGGATTCTTCCATGTCCTTGCTCTTCGACTTCCTCTTTATGGGTACCTTAGAAATTAACTTGCAAA ATAACAATTTGGCTGAAAAAATATCATGGAAAGCAAGATGGTACATAGCGGTGGAAATAGGTGCATGTTTGCGCTATCTTCATGAGGAATGTGTTGATGGATTGATCGTGCATCTCTTTGTCTGCTCCAGTCATGTCATCTATCCTCTTGGTGGCTCTGCAATG CTTGCAAACTTCATGAGTGCCAAGTGCCTCAAGGACAGTTCTCCCAAACACAATCAATCATTGGCTCA CTGCCTGAATCTGCAAGCAGATGATGGCATTGCTATTGATGTGCATGACTATGGGATTTTCCTGTTGGAGCTCATAACAGGAAGGAGTGCCCAATGTTTTCTGGACCCCAACAAGGAGGATCTCATTGACTGGGTGAGATGGTTGAACTGCATCAGGCAAATAGatattttcttcctccttggcgTAATGTTGACAAACCTTTATTTTTCGTCATACTTTCTG GCTTTACCGGAAATAGAAAATGGTTCTCTGAGTGAAGTCAAGGATCCAAGATTGACAGATACTACTGATGATAGATTAATCCATCATATGGCTCAAGCTGCGTTGCTCTGCCTGCATGATTTTAATCGTGGAATCTCCATGAGCGAG GTTTTAGCCGTGGTTCGAGGTCATCAAATGGCAAGACCTGGTGCTTAG
- the LOC104419964 gene encoding putative proline-rich receptor-like protein kinase PERK11 isoform X2, whose amino-acid sequence MGLEAANSSSPGETVIVVMDANRSRGNVQALEWALRHVARRGHTVLVLGVFCEIGKRASCFPFHMGEKLEPLGEGEVDPTELEEEIAKKREEYKSYLQPFYRHCKKNEVKLESKIAAGFCRRKLTVDEAQSCKTCWIILDSHLKKDKTYIYAHVGCNLALVKGKDVVTLMPSKVILQESSSLKHRRVDDALLHNDPITDNQEDKSVTPPPKTRCWYPLAWRTGFPRSFTESELEVITSGFSKESIVQTLDNVQVYQGQFQETPVLVNCFSQNDERFWSMLRILSRVRHRNILNIVGYCFTDSSMSLLFDFLFMGTLEINLQNNNLAEKISWKARWYIAVEIGACLRYLHEECVDGLIVHLFVCSSHVIYPLGGSAMLANFMSAKCLKDSSPKHNQSLAHCLNLQADDGIAIDVHDYGIFLLELITGRSAQCFLDPNKEDLIDWALPEIENGSLSEVKDPRLTDTTDDRLIHHMAQAALLCLHDFNRGISMSEVLAVVRGHQMARPGA is encoded by the exons ATGGGTTTGGAGGCCGCCAATTCTTCGTCTCCTGGGGAAACGGTGATCGTGGTGATGGACGCCAACAGGAGCAGAGGGAACGTCCAGGCTCTTGAATGGGCGCTCAGGCACGTTGCCCGACGAGGACACACTGTTCTTGTTCTTGGCGTCTTCTGCGAGATTGGCAAGCGCGCTTCCTGCTTTCCTTTTCATATGG GGGAGAAACTAGAGCCCTTAGGAGAAGGGGAAGTGGATCCAACAGAGCTCGAGGAAGAGATTGCCAAAAAGAGGGAGGAATACAAGAGTTACCTCCAGCCATTTTATCGGCACTGCAAGAAAAATGAG GTGAAATTGGAAAGTAAAATTGCTGCTGGATTTTGTCGGAGAAAATTAACAGTTGACGAAGCACAAAGCTGCAAAACTTGTTGGATCATCTTAGACAG CCATCTAAAGAAAGACAAAACCTACATATATGCGCATGTGGGCTGCAATCTCGCACTAGTCAAGGGCAAAGATGTGGTGACTTTAATGCCTTCAAAAGTAATCCTGCAGGAAAGTTCTTCTCTGAAGCATAGAAGGGTTGATGATGCACTTCTCCACAATGATCCTATTACAGATAACCAGGAAGACAAGTCCGTAACACCTCCACCTAAGACCCGCTGCTGGTACCCACTCGCATGGAGAACTGGCTTTCCTCGGTCCTTTACTGAGAGTGAGCTTGAAGTGATAACCAGTGGTTTTTCCAAGGAGAGTATCGTGCAAACTCTAGATAATGTACAAGTGTATCAAGGACAATTTCAGGAAACACCTGTCCTGGTAAATTGTTTCTCGCAAAATGATGAGCGTTTTTGGTCAATGCTAAGAATCCTTTCCCGTGTACGCCACCGCAATATCTTGAATATTGTTGGGTACTGCTTCACGGATTCTTCCATGTCCTTGCTCTTCGACTTCCTCTTTATGGGTACCTTAGAAATTAACTTGCAAA ATAACAATTTGGCTGAAAAAATATCATGGAAAGCAAGATGGTACATAGCGGTGGAAATAGGTGCATGTTTGCGCTATCTTCATGAGGAATGTGTTGATGGATTGATCGTGCATCTCTTTGTCTGCTCCAGTCATGTCATCTATCCTCTTGGTGGCTCTGCAATG CTTGCAAACTTCATGAGTGCCAAGTGCCTCAAGGACAGTTCTCCCAAACACAATCAATCATTGGCTCA CTGCCTGAATCTGCAAGCAGATGATGGCATTGCTATTGATGTGCATGACTATGGGATTTTCCTGTTGGAGCTCATAACAGGAAGGAGTGCCCAATGTTTTCTGGACCCCAACAAGGAGGATCTCATTGACTGG GCTTTACCGGAAATAGAAAATGGTTCTCTGAGTGAAGTCAAGGATCCAAGATTGACAGATACTACTGATGATAGATTAATCCATCATATGGCTCAAGCTGCGTTGCTCTGCCTGCATGATTTTAATCGTGGAATCTCCATGAGCGAG GTTTTAGCCGTGGTTCGAGGTCATCAAATGGCAAGACCTGGTGCTTAG
- the LOC104419964 gene encoding uncharacterized protein LOC104419964 isoform X3: MGLEAANSSSPGETVIVVMDANRSRGNVQALEWALRHVARRGHTVLVLGVFCEIGKRASCFPFHMGEKLEPLGEGEVDPTELEEEIAKKREEYKSYLQPFYRHCKKNEVKLESKIAAGFCRRKLTVDEAQSCKTCWIILDSHLKKDKTYIYAHVGCNLALVKGKDVVTLMPSKVILQESSSLKHRRVDDALLHNDPITDNQEDKSVTPPPKTRCWYPLAWRTGFPRSFTESELEVITSGFSKESIVQTLDNVQVYQGQFQETPVLVNCFSQNDERFWSMLRILSRVRHRNILNIVGYCFTDSSMSLLFDFLFMGTLEINLQNNNLAEKISWKARWYIAVEIGACLRYLHEECVDGLIVHLFVCSSHVIYPLGGSAMISFRSCFRRSLSLSTIFISHQHVIRSSSSLQTS, encoded by the exons ATGGGTTTGGAGGCCGCCAATTCTTCGTCTCCTGGGGAAACGGTGATCGTGGTGATGGACGCCAACAGGAGCAGAGGGAACGTCCAGGCTCTTGAATGGGCGCTCAGGCACGTTGCCCGACGAGGACACACTGTTCTTGTTCTTGGCGTCTTCTGCGAGATTGGCAAGCGCGCTTCCTGCTTTCCTTTTCATATGG GGGAGAAACTAGAGCCCTTAGGAGAAGGGGAAGTGGATCCAACAGAGCTCGAGGAAGAGATTGCCAAAAAGAGGGAGGAATACAAGAGTTACCTCCAGCCATTTTATCGGCACTGCAAGAAAAATGAG GTGAAATTGGAAAGTAAAATTGCTGCTGGATTTTGTCGGAGAAAATTAACAGTTGACGAAGCACAAAGCTGCAAAACTTGTTGGATCATCTTAGACAG CCATCTAAAGAAAGACAAAACCTACATATATGCGCATGTGGGCTGCAATCTCGCACTAGTCAAGGGCAAAGATGTGGTGACTTTAATGCCTTCAAAAGTAATCCTGCAGGAAAGTTCTTCTCTGAAGCATAGAAGGGTTGATGATGCACTTCTCCACAATGATCCTATTACAGATAACCAGGAAGACAAGTCCGTAACACCTCCACCTAAGACCCGCTGCTGGTACCCACTCGCATGGAGAACTGGCTTTCCTCGGTCCTTTACTGAGAGTGAGCTTGAAGTGATAACCAGTGGTTTTTCCAAGGAGAGTATCGTGCAAACTCTAGATAATGTACAAGTGTATCAAGGACAATTTCAGGAAACACCTGTCCTGGTAAATTGTTTCTCGCAAAATGATGAGCGTTTTTGGTCAATGCTAAGAATCCTTTCCCGTGTACGCCACCGCAATATCTTGAATATTGTTGGGTACTGCTTCACGGATTCTTCCATGTCCTTGCTCTTCGACTTCCTCTTTATGGGTACCTTAGAAATTAACTTGCAAA ATAACAATTTGGCTGAAAAAATATCATGGAAAGCAAGATGGTACATAGCGGTGGAAATAGGTGCATGTTTGCGCTATCTTCATGAGGAATGTGTTGATGGATTGATCGTGCATCTCTTTGTCTGCTCCAGTCATGTCATCTATCCTCTTGGTGGCTCTGCAATG ATAAGTTTCAGAAGCTGTTTTAGAaggtctctttctctctcaacaaTTTTTATTAGTCATCAACATGTTATTCGTTCTTCTTCAAGCTTGCAAACTTCATGA
- the LOC104419963 gene encoding probable 3-hydroxyisobutyrate dehydrogenase-like 2, mitochondrial has protein sequence METPCPTPINPARTRIGWIGIGVMGASMAARLISAGYALTVYARNPSKALPLQSLGALLADSPRDVAARSDVVFTMVGHPSDVRSIVLGTSGILSGLNPGGAIVDTTSSHPALAREIFDAARGRDCWAIDAPVSGGDIGARDGKLAIFAGGDHGVVEWLSPLFDCMGKVTYMGKAGCGQSCKIANQIVVGGNLLGLSEGMVFAEQAGLDVRQFVDAVRGGAAGSMVMELFGERMIGKDFRPGGFAEYMVKDLGMGVDVVEGGEDEKVVVLPGAAQCKQLFSGMVANGDGHLGTQGLISVIQRINGIGR, from the coding sequence ATGGAAACTCCATGCCCAACGCCCATCAACCCTGCGCGGACCCGCATCGGCTGGATCGGCATCGGCGTCATGGGAGCTTCCATGGCCGCTCGCCTGATCTCGGCTGGTTACGCTCTCACCGTCTACGCTCGCAACCCTTCCAAAGCCCTCCCTCTCCAGTCCCTCGGAGCCCTCCTCGCCGATTCCCCTCGCGACGTCGCCGCTCGCAGCGACGTCGTGTTCACGATGGTGGGACACCCATCAGATGTTCGATCAATTGTCCTCGGCACCTCTGGCATTCTTTCCGGGTTGAACCCCGGAGGCGCGATCGTCGACACCACCAGCAGCCACCCTGCCCTCGCTCGAGAGATCTTCGACGCTGCCCGGGGCCGGGATTGCTGGGCGATCGATGCGCCCGTGAGCGGGGGCGACATTGGCGCCAGAGATGGGAAGTTGGCTATTTTCGCTGGTGGGGATCATGGGGTTGTCGAGTGGCTGAGCCCCTTGTTTGACTGTATGGGTAAAGTTACTTACATGGGGAAAGCTGGGTGTGGGCAGAGCTGCAAGATTGCTAATCAGATAGTGGTGGGTGGTAATCTGTTGGGGTTGAGTGAAGGAATGGTTTTCGCGGAGCAAGCAGGGTTGGATGTGAGGCAGTTTGTGGATGCAGTGAGAGGTGGGGCCGCGGGCTCAATGGTGATGGAGTTGTTTGGGGAGAGGATGATTGGGAAGGATTTCAGGCCGGGCGGGTTTGCAGAGTACATGGTGAAGGATCTGGGGATGGGTGTGGATGTAGTGGAAGGAGGTGAGGATGAGAAGGTGGTTGTTTTGCCCGGAGCTGCACAGTGCAAGCAGCTGTTCTCTGGAATGGTGGCCAATGGAGATGGTCATCTGGGGACTCAAGGTCTAATTAGTGTTATTCAGAGGATCAATGGCATTGGCAGGTAA